The Sorex araneus isolate mSorAra2 chromosome X, mSorAra2.pri, whole genome shotgun sequence DNA segment tcgaatcccagcatcccatatggtcccccgagcaccgccaggggtaattcctgagtgcagagccaggagtaacccctgtgcagagccaggtgtgacccaaagagaaaaaaaaaatttaaaaaaaaaaaaagttatactgAGGGATGGGCGGgcgatctggctgcgacatctgtcaccccatcgATCACCAGGGTTGGTTTGGCTGATCCGGCTGGCTAGGTGGGTGTCCCCTACCTCCCTCACGGCTCCAGGTGCATCCCTCCCGAAGCTGTGTGCTGGGTCGAAGAGGTCCGCCTTCCCTGAATAGAGACAAACTGGTCTTCGGTCAAGGGTTTACAGTGGCTActctcccctgctagaacctccaaacaagcacTCAGTTATACTGAGGATGCTGAGGCACCGAGGACAGCCTTCCCCACGGGCCCCCCGTCAGTATCTGTAGCAACTTGTTCCACAGATCCCTACCCTTCGACGCTGCTTTCTTCCCAGTGCATACCCGGGTGCATGTGGTAAGACCAAGCTCCCCTAAATTTCCACTAGGCTGACTCAGAGTGGTGTAGGCTTTGAAAGGAGGACAGTTGGCATCAGAGCAGTCAACCCCAGGCTCCTAGGGCAGCCTCAGGCCAAAGAATAGGAGTCttgttgggggcagggagatgcTCCTACAGGCTCTCGGGGAGAGCGAGGCAGCCTACTTGTATTGCTTCGCTTCATTGAAGAGACCTAAGACTCTCAGCCTTTGCCCTTCAGCTCtcaccttttctcttttccttttgcctACAGCATCTGCTCAGAGACATCATGCCTCGGGGTCAGAAGAGTAAGCTGCGTGCCCGTGAGAAACGCCGCCAGGCGCAGGGAGACTCCATGAGTCCGGTAAGTGCTCATCCCCGGATAGGAGTAGGAAAAAAAAGTTCCCTGCCTCTTCCTctcatttctttcatctttcatctCCAGAGCTCATATGCTGTTGTGTTTTGCTCCAGGAGTCTCAGGAGCTTCAGAGGGCAACAACCGCCACCAGCGGGAATGAAGCAGCTATTGAGTACTTGAGATCGTTTGTGTCCGCCAGTGAGCAACGGGAAGAAAATCGAAACGTCTCAGAGGAACCGAACATGAATCAGTCCTTCTTCAGAGGCCCATTAGATGAGAGAGTGGCTATGTTGGTGCATTTCATGCTGTATAAGTATCATATTAAAGAACCCATTAGCAGGGTAGAGATGATGAAAAATGTAATCCAAATGTATAAGAGTAACTTCTCTGAAATTCTTAGGAGAGCCACTGAGCACTTGGAGTTGATCTTTGGCCTTGATGTAAAAGAAGTTGATACCCAGAAACATATCTACGTCCTCATTAACAAACTGGAAATAAGCTATGATTCCAGGGTGATGGAGGACAAAGGGGTGCCCAAGACTGGTCTGTTGATGACTGTTCTGGGGGTCATCTTCACCAAGGGTAATCGTGCCACTGAGGACCAAGTCTGGCAAACGTTAAATGTGATAGGACTATATAAGGGGAAGGAACACTTCATttttggagagcccaggaggCTCATCACTGAAGATTTGGTGAGGGAAAGATATCTGGAGTACCGCCAGGTCCCTGGTAGTGATCCTCCATGTTATGAGTTTCTGTGGGGTCCCAGAGCACACGCAGAAACCAGTAAGATGAAAGTTCTAGAGTATTTGGCCAAGGTCCGTGATACAGTTCCCAGTGCCTTTCCGGACTGGTATGCAGAGGCactgaaagaggaagaagagagggccAAAGCCAGGTGTGAATCCAGGGCACGCAATGTTGCTGCTCGCATGCGCACCAAGGCCATGCTTCACTCTGCCTGCAAACAGGTCTGAGGAGCAGGTTTTTCTCAGTTGTCAAAAACAAGAATTCCGCAGCCTAAGTTAAAGGATTTAAGTAGGGCTGGTCATTTACAAGTAATACGTGTGTTCCTATATGCTAAACGGGGCAGTTTTTTAATGGCTGTTTTTAGTA contains these protein-coding regions:
- the LOC101546986 gene encoding melanoma-associated antigen B10-like — translated: MPRGQKSKLRAREKRRQAQGDSMSPESQELQRATTATSGNEAAIEYLRSFVSASEQREENRNVSEEPNMNQSFFRGPLDERVAMLVHFMLYKYHIKEPISRVEMMKNVIQMYKSNFSEILRRATEHLELIFGLDVKEVDTQKHIYVLINKLEISYDSRVMEDKGVPKTGLLMTVLGVIFTKGNRATEDQVWQTLNVIGLYKGKEHFIFGEPRRLITEDLVRERYLEYRQVPGSDPPCYEFLWGPRAHAETSKMKVLEYLAKVRDTVPSAFPDWYAEALKEEEERAKARCESRARNVAARMRTKAMLHSACKQV